The Pseudomonas benzenivorans region ACCGCGACGAGACCATCCAGGGCCTGGCGGAGGACTTCCGCCGCGAACTGCTGGCCCTGGTGGCGCTGGCCGATGAGGCGGCGCCCGGGCCATCGCCGCTGCTGCCGCTGAGCCGCCAGGCGGGCGCCGCGGCGCCGCTGTTCTGTCCGCATCCGGTCACCGGTCGGGTCACCGGCTATCAGCCGCTGGCCGCCAGGCTGGAGGGGGTGCGCCCGGTGTTCGGCCTGCAATGCCGCAGTTTCCTCGACCCGGCCTGGCGCGACGCCTCGCTGCACGAGATGGCCGACGCCTACCTGGCCGCGCTGCTCAGGCAGCAGCCCAGCGGGCCTTACCACCTGGTCGGCTGGTCGCTGGGCGGCAGCCTCGCCCTGGAGCTGGCGGCGCGGCTGGAGGCCCGGGGCGAGCGGGTGGCCTTCCTCGGCCTGCTGGATTGCTACGTGCCCGGTACCGAGATCGCCGAGGACGACGCCCGTCATCCCCAAGCCCGCGCCCGCCTGGGAGAGACCCTGCGCATGCTGGCACCGGAGCTGGCGCCCGGGGCCCTGGATGAGTTGTTGGCGCGTCTGGCCGAACACGAGCCGCTCGACTGGCCGGAGGCTGCGCGCACCTGGCTGGCCGTCCAGGGCCTGGACGCCGCTGCGCGGCAGAGCCTGGAGGAGCTGCTGTTCGCCTGGGCGGTGGAGCAGCACATGCGCCGGCTCTGCGCGGGTTACCGCCTGCCCCAGGTGCGGGTGCGCCCGCATTGCTGGTGGGCGAGCCAGCCGCCGGGGCGCGCGGCCTTGCTGGAACAGGGCCTGCAGCAGGCGCTGGGGCAGGCCGCCAGCCATCGTCAGGTGGAGGCCGATCACCTGGGCATCGTGCGTCACCCAGGGGTACTCGAAGCGTTGCAGGCCGAGCTGACGCGTCTGGGGTGACAGGGGGCAGCGGCCCAACGGGCCGCTGAGCACTTCGCGCAGTGGTTTCGTGCGAGGGCGCCTAAATTTTTGCCGCTCTGGTTCGTCTATTAGGACTAGACAAGTAAATACGAATACTTCTGATTTAAATTTTATGGGGAGGAGTCACATGCAAGGTCTGTCGAAGTACCCGTCGCGTGCGCCGTTTGCGCGCTGCCGTCTGTCCCTGGCCCTGGGCTGCGCGCTGGCGCTGTCCGCTGGCCTGGCCCGGGCGGCCGACGGGGTGACCGAGCTGGAATCGATGGAAATCACCGGCAAGCTGAGCAGCCCGGTGACCGACGACAGCGGCTACGTGGCGAAGAACAGCCGCAGCGCCACCAAGATCAACACGCCCCTGCGTGAAACCCCGCGCTCGGTCTCGGTGGTCACCGAGCAGCAGATGAAGGACCGCAACGTCCTCACCGTCAGCGACGCCCTGCGTTACTCCGCCGGCATCCAGGCGGGTTACTTCGGCGAGGACAACAAGCAGGACTGGTTCGTCATCCGCGGCTTCAAGCAGGCCAACAACGGCCTGTTCATGGATGGTGCGCGGGTGTTCTCCAGCGGCTTCTTCAGCTGGCAGATCGACCCCTACATGCTCGAGCGCATCGAGGTGCTCAAGGGCGCTTCCTCGGTACTCTACGGCCAGACCCCGCCGGGCGGGCTGATCAACCTGCAGAGCAAGCGGCCGACCCTGGCGGCGCGCAACGAGATCGGCGTGCAGTACGGCAGCTTCGATCGCAAGCAGATGCACATGGACGTCGGCGGCAAGCTGGACGATGACGGCGACCTGCTCTATCGCGTGGTGGCGCTGAGCCGCGATACCGGCACCCAGGTCGACGACGTCGGCGCCGAACGCCTGTTGCTGGCGCCCTCGCTGACGATCAACTTCAACCCGGACACCTCGCTGACCCTGCTGGCCAGCGTGCAGAAGGACAACTCCGACCCGCAGCTGCAGTTCCTGCCGGCCAGCGGCACCATCGCCGCCAACCCCAACGGCAAGATCGACACCGACACCGCGGTCGGCGATCCGGGTTACGAGAAGTTCGACCGCACCCAGCTGACCCTCGGCTACGAGCTCAACCACCGCTTCAGCGACGCCTGGGAGTTCCAGCAGAACCTGCGTTACGGTCACCTCGACCTGGAGCTGCGCCAGCTCTACAGCCTGGGCTTCGTCAACGATTCCTTCCCCGGGCTCGACCCGAGCCGGCGCCTGATCGCCCGTGGCCTGACCTACGAGGACGGTCAGGCGGAAAGCCTGTCGGTGGACAACCGCATGCTCGGCAACTGGATCGGCAATGGCTGGGAGAACAACCTGCTGCTGGGCTTCGACTACCAGCTGCTGAACATCGACACCAAGAGCCCGGCCAGCGACCCCGGCTTCCCGGTGGTGCCGCTGCTGGATATCTACAACCCCAAGCGTGCCGCGCCGGTCACCCTGCCGATGGTGGGCACCATCACCCCCACCTACGGCCAGCCCATCGGCGCGTTCGCCCTGCAGGACAAGGACACCCGCGCCGATCAGTTCGGCTACTACCTGCAGGAGCAGCTCAAGCTCGACGACCATTGGGTCTTCACGCTGGGCGGCCGTTACGACGAGACCCGCTACGACTTCGACAACCGCACCACCGGCGCCGGCTTCCAGGTCAGCGACCAGCAGTTCACCGCCAGTGGCGGGGTGGCCTACCTGTTCGACAACGGCCTGACACCCTACGCCAGCTACTCCGAGTTCTTCACCCCGGTCACCAGCCTCAACACCAGCACCGGCAAGCCGTTCATGCCGGAAGAGGGCGAGCAGAAGGAGATCGGCCTGAAGTTCCAGCCGCAGGGCTTCAGCGGCCTGTTCACCATGGCCCTGTTCGAGCTGACCCAGGACAACGTGCGCAAGACCCTGCCGGGCGGCATCCAGACCCAACTTGGCCAGGTACGCAGCCGCGGCCTGGAGCTGGAGGCCCAGGCCGACCTCAGCGAGTCCCTGAGCCTGGTGGCCAGCTACACCAAGCTGGATGTGGAGACCACCAAGAGCACGCGTCCGACCGAAGTGGGCAAGACCCCGGCCAACGTGGCCGACGAGCTGGCCTCCATCTGGGCGCACTACAAGGTCAAGGGCGGCAGCCTCGATGGCCTGGCCTTCGGCGCCGGTGCCCGTCATACCAGCTCGTCCTACGGCGACAACACCGAGAGCCTGGAGGTGCCGTCCTACACCCTGCTCGATGCGGTGGTCAGCTACGACTGGGAGAACTTCCGCGTCCAGCTCAACGCCAACAACCTCACCGACAAGGAGTACATCACCGCCTGTGACTACTACTGCTGGTACGGCAACCGCCGCAATGTCATCGCGTCCGTCAACTATGCCTGGTAATGCCCTCGCGGCTTTGCCGCTGCCCGATGGGCGGCGGCTGGCCGTCAGCCAAGGCGAACAGGAACTGGCCCTGCGCCTGGACGGGCAGCCCCTGCTGCGCGTGCGGCGCCTGGCCGACGGGCGCCTGCAGCCGCTGGAGCTGCCTCTGGCCGAGCAGGCCGAGGCGCTCTGGCTGCTGGCCTACTGCTGCTTCGCCGGCGATCCGGACCGGCAGGCGCTGCGCCTGGCGCTGGCCGAGGTCGACCCGGCCTTGCGCGCCAGCGGCCTGCTGCTGGGCGAGGGCGAGGACCTGCGGATCGAGCGCGAGTTGTTCTGGCAGTTGCCGGGGCCCTTCCTGCGCGCGCCGGCGAGTGCCGGTTACCCGCAGCAGCTGGTGATGCACGCCAGCGGCCGGCGTCACCCGCGCCGTCCGCCCAAGCCGGTGGGCGAGGTGTACCGCCGCTTCGATGCCCGCCTGGGCGCCTGGATGTCCCTGCGCACCCTGGACATCGAGGCGGACCTGCCGCGCTTCAATCGCTGGCAGAACAGCGCGCGGGTCGCGGCGTTCTGGCAGGAGCAGGGCGACCTGGAGCAGCACCGCCGCTACCTGGAGGCGCTGGCCGCCGATCCGAGGGTGCTGACCCTGATCGGCTGCCTGGATGACGAGCCCTTCGCCTACTACGAGGCCTACTGGGCCAAGGAGGATCGCATCGCCCCGTTCTACCAGGCGGGCGACTACGACCGCGGCATCCATATGCTGGTGGGCGAGGAGCATCACCGTGGACCGCACAAGGTGGCGGCCTGGCTGGGCGCGCTCAGCCACTACCTGCTGCTCGACGAACCGCGTACCCAGCGCGTTGTCGCCGAACCCCGCGCCGACAATGCGCGGATGATCCAGCACCTGCAGGCCCAGGGCTACCACAAGGCCAAGGAGTTCGACTTTCCGCACAAGCGTGCGGCGCTGATGGTGCTGCCGCGCGAGGTGTTCTTCGACCGTTGCGCCCTGGCTTGAGCCGGGCCGCAGGGGCCGAGATCTTTCAAAAAGGAGCCGCGCCCGAACGCGGCCGCTACTGATGAGGTTGGGCAAGGTGCGCGCCGCGCACCCTAAGACGAGCCATGCACACAGAGGATCGAGCCTGACATGAGCATTGAAACGCTGGAATACGATGTAATCGGCCTGGGCTTCGGCCCGGCCAACCTGGCCATCGCGGTGGCCCTGGACGAGGATGCGCGGGTGCGCGAGCGCGGCCTGCGCTATTGCTTCCTGGAGAAGAAGGCGGACTTCGAGTGGCACGGCGGCATGCTGCTGGAAGACAGCCGCATGCAGATTTCCTTTCTCAAGGACCTGGCGACCCTGCGCAACCCGGCGAGCCGCTTCACCTTCCTCAACTACCTGCACCAGAAGCGTCGCCTGGAACCCTTCATCAATATCGGCACCTTCACCCCGTCGCGCCTGGAGTACAACGACTACCTGGCTTGGGCGGCCGGTCATTTCGCCGAGCGCGTGCACTATGGCGAGGAGGTGATCGCCGTCGAGGCGCAGGAGGAGCGCGGCGAGGTGCAGCGCCTGAAGGTCACCACGCGCCAGGCCGATGGCCGCACCCGTACGCGCCTGGCCCGTAACCTGGTGGTGAGCATCGGTGGCCAGCCGAGCATTCCCGAGGCCTTCGCGCCCTTGCGCAACGACCCGCGGGTGATCCATTCCTCCGCCTATCTGGCGCGCATCGAGACGCTGTGCGCCGAACGCGAGGCGCCGTACCGTCTGGCGGTGATCGGCGCCGGCCAGAGTGCGGCGGAGATCTTCACCGATCTCGGCGGGCGTTACCCCAATGCCGAACTGAGCCTGATCATGCGCAGCCCGGCGTTGCGCCCGGCCGACGACAGCCCGTTCATCAACGAGATCTTCGACCCGGGCTACACCGACCTGATCTACCAGCAGCCCGAAGCCATGCGCCAGCAGCTGATCCGCAGCTTCAGCCACACCAACTACTCGGTGGTCAATCTCGACCTGATCGAGCGCGTCTACCAGGACCTCTACCTGCAGCGGGTCACCGGCAAGGTGCGCCAGCACCTGCTGGCCAATCGGCAGATTCAGGAGGTGCGGGCCGGTGTCGAGGGCATCGCCCTCAACCTGCTGGACCGCCAGCACCATGCCCGCGAAGTGCGCGAGTTCGACGGGGTGATCCTCGCCACCGGCTATCGCCGCGACGGCTACAAGCGCCTGCTGGAGGGCGTGGCCGGTTACCTCGGCGAGGGTGAGGTGGCGCGCAGCTACCGTCTGCCGAGTCGCGAGGGTTTCCACCCCGGCATCTTCCTGCAGGGCTGTTGCGAGGCCAGCCACGGCCTCAGCGATACCCTGTTGTCGGTGCTCTCGGTGCGTTCCCAGGAGGTGGTGGATGCCTTGATCGACGGTCGTCTGCGGCCCCAGGCGGTGGCATGCGCCTGAGCAGCGTCCCGGGAGGCCGTCGTTGATCCCCGCCCTGGCGCCGTTGTTCCAGGGGCCCTTCGGCCATTACCGCGAGGTGCTGGTGCTCGCCGACGACCCGCGCCCGGCCCTGTCCGGGCCGGAGCTGGTGGCGCCGGAGCAGCTGGAGGCGCTGCTGGCGCGCTTCGCCCCCGAGCAGGTCGGGGGCGACCGGCGGGCGCGGGTGTCGCTGTGGTCCAAGTACTATTTCCTGCGCCTGATTCCGCCGGTGGTGGCCGCCAGCCTGGTGCTGGGCTGGCGCTTGCCGCTGGATTTCCAGCGGATCCAGGTGATCGTCGGCGACGATGGCCTGCCGGCCGCCTTCAAGCTGCCCCATGCCGGCGAGCGCTGGCCGGCGCCGCCGGGCGATCCCTTCGAGCGTTTCGCCGAGCTGCTGGACGCTAACCTGTTGCCCTTTATCCAGGCCTTGAATGGTTGCGCCAAGGTCGCCCCGCGGGTGCTCTGGAGCAATGCCGGCAACTACTTCGAATGGATTCTCTCCAGCCTCGCCGCCTTGCCGCTGCCGGAGGCTATGCTGGCCGACGGCAAGCGCCTGCTGGACAGTCGCCTGCGCCCGGATGGCCGCGCCAATCCGCTCTATCAGCCGATCCGTTATGTGCCTCGCGAGGGCGCCGAGGACCCCCTGCGCCAGCGTCGGCAGTGCTGCATCCGCTACCTGCTGCCGGGCTATGCGCTGTGCGAGAACTGCCCGCATATCGACAACCCGCCACCGGGTTATCGCGGCGAGCTGGCCTTGGCCTCGGGGCTGCCCCAGGAACCCTGAGCACGGGGGGCGCGGCGCGGCAGCCTTGCCATCGGCGCGCTCCCCCCAATCCCGCAAATACAGCTACCAGCGCTTGTGCCGGACGCAGGATGGGCCGAGCGCAGCGATACCCATCCGGCCGATGCTCGGGCCGGAGGTCGCGTGGCTATGCAGATCCTCAGCGCCGGCTCAGGCCCCACATCAGATAGGCGCCGCCCAGCAGGGCGGCGAGCAGGCCGGCGGGGAGCTGGGCGGGGAACAGCAGGTTGCGCCCCAGCCAGTCGGCCAGCACCATCACCAGCGCACCGAGCAGGGCGCCGGCCAGCAACTGGCTGCGGGCGCGACCGAAGCCCAGCAGGCGCGCCAGGTGCGGGGCCATCAGGCCGACGAAGCTCAGCGGGCCGAGCACCAGGGTGGCCGCCGCGCTGAGCAGGGCGGCCAGGCCGAGCAGCAGCAGGCGACTGCGCGCCAGGGGCACACCGAGGCTGCCGGCGGTGCCGGCGCCCA contains the following coding sequences:
- a CDS encoding TonB-dependent siderophore receptor — protein: MQGLSKYPSRAPFARCRLSLALGCALALSAGLARAADGVTELESMEITGKLSSPVTDDSGYVAKNSRSATKINTPLRETPRSVSVVTEQQMKDRNVLTVSDALRYSAGIQAGYFGEDNKQDWFVIRGFKQANNGLFMDGARVFSSGFFSWQIDPYMLERIEVLKGASSVLYGQTPPGGLINLQSKRPTLAARNEIGVQYGSFDRKQMHMDVGGKLDDDGDLLYRVVALSRDTGTQVDDVGAERLLLAPSLTINFNPDTSLTLLASVQKDNSDPQLQFLPASGTIAANPNGKIDTDTAVGDPGYEKFDRTQLTLGYELNHRFSDAWEFQQNLRYGHLDLELRQLYSLGFVNDSFPGLDPSRRLIARGLTYEDGQAESLSVDNRMLGNWIGNGWENNLLLGFDYQLLNIDTKSPASDPGFPVVPLLDIYNPKRAAPVTLPMVGTITPTYGQPIGAFALQDKDTRADQFGYYLQEQLKLDDHWVFTLGGRYDETRYDFDNRTTGAGFQVSDQQFTASGGVAYLFDNGLTPYASYSEFFTPVTSLNTSTGKPFMPEEGEQKEIGLKFQPQGFSGLFTMALFELTQDNVRKTLPGGIQTQLGQVRSRGLELEAQADLSESLSLVASYTKLDVETTKSTRPTEVGKTPANVADELASIWAHYKVKGGSLDGLAFGAGARHTSSSYGDNTESLEVPSYTLLDAVVSYDWENFRVQLNANNLTDKEYITACDYYCWYGNRRNVIASVNYAW
- a CDS encoding GNAT family N-acetyltransferase, coding for MPGNALAALPLPDGRRLAVSQGEQELALRLDGQPLLRVRRLADGRLQPLELPLAEQAEALWLLAYCCFAGDPDRQALRLALAEVDPALRASGLLLGEGEDLRIERELFWQLPGPFLRAPASAGYPQQLVMHASGRRHPRRPPKPVGEVYRRFDARLGAWMSLRTLDIEADLPRFNRWQNSARVAAFWQEQGDLEQHRRYLEALAADPRVLTLIGCLDDEPFAYYEAYWAKEDRIAPFYQAGDYDRGIHMLVGEEHHRGPHKVAAWLGALSHYLLLDEPRTQRVVAEPRADNARMIQHLQAQGYHKAKEFDFPHKRAALMVLPREVFFDRCALA
- a CDS encoding lysine N(6)-hydroxylase/L-ornithine N(5)-oxygenase family protein; protein product: MSIETLEYDVIGLGFGPANLAIAVALDEDARVRERGLRYCFLEKKADFEWHGGMLLEDSRMQISFLKDLATLRNPASRFTFLNYLHQKRRLEPFINIGTFTPSRLEYNDYLAWAAGHFAERVHYGEEVIAVEAQEERGEVQRLKVTTRQADGRTRTRLARNLVVSIGGQPSIPEAFAPLRNDPRVIHSSAYLARIETLCAEREAPYRLAVIGAGQSAAEIFTDLGGRYPNAELSLIMRSPALRPADDSPFINEIFDPGYTDLIYQQPEAMRQQLIRSFSHTNYSVVNLDLIERVYQDLYLQRVTGKVRQHLLANRQIQEVRAGVEGIALNLLDRQHHAREVREFDGVILATGYRRDGYKRLLEGVAGYLGEGEVARSYRLPSREGFHPGIFLQGCCEASHGLSDTLLSVLSVRSQEVVDALIDGRLRPQAVACA
- the fhuF gene encoding siderophore-iron reductase FhuF, which translates into the protein MIPALAPLFQGPFGHYREVLVLADDPRPALSGPELVAPEQLEALLARFAPEQVGGDRRARVSLWSKYYFLRLIPPVVAASLVLGWRLPLDFQRIQVIVGDDGLPAAFKLPHAGERWPAPPGDPFERFAELLDANLLPFIQALNGCAKVAPRVLWSNAGNYFEWILSSLAALPLPEAMLADGKRLLDSRLRPDGRANPLYQPIRYVPREGAEDPLRQRRQCCIRYLLPGYALCENCPHIDNPPPGYRGELALASGLPQEP